One window of the Pieris rapae chromosome 11, ilPieRapa1.1, whole genome shotgun sequence genome contains the following:
- the LOC110994074 gene encoding neuropeptide F receptor, with protein sequence MPYYDDMAVDNSMNFTLNASAKWLIQASLGVEDPNTLLDKFSQNRKVDDPTRSLLLTFYGILVVIGAVGNALVVLSVVRKPAMRTARNMFIVNLAVSDTLVCCVGTPLTLMELLTKHWPLPDWPGLCKACGAIQAISIFVSTISITAIALDRYQLIVYPTRQGLQTMGALITMFFIWVTAFALASPLYIFRSLKTHKVGLIGMDILSFCIEDWPIANGRAIYSFFSLIFQYVLPVLVVVVAHVQIHRRLRGRRRTTRKTPAILIAIAVTYVISWLPLNVFNLVADFSQDAILDEKTLTITYAVCHMFGMSSAVSNPLLYGWLNDNFRKEFEEILCCGRKKGQTTDRLRAKNKKMDTELTALAQIEHTVTANTKTSQCSQIF encoded by the exons GCCGTGGACAACAGCATGAATTTCACCCTAAATGCATCAGCAAAATGGTTAATCCAGGCATCGCTGGGCGTTGAAGACCCTAACACTCTTCTAGACAAATTTTCACAGAACAGAAAGGTCGATGACCCGACTAGATCTTTACTTCTTACATTTTATGGTATCCTGGTAGTTATCGGAGCTGTTGGGAATGCACTTGTTGTTCTATCT GTGGTCAGGAAGCCGGCGATGCGTACCGCTCGCAACATGTTCATAGTAAACCTAGCAGTATCTGACACCCTTGTATGCTGTGTCGGTACTCCCCTTACACTTATGGAGCTGCTGACGAAGCATTGGCCTTTACCAGACTGGCCAGGTCTATGCAAAGCGTGCGGCGCGATTCAAGcaatatcaatatttgtatcGACAATATCGATTACGGCGATTGCTTTGGACAGGTATCAG CTCATTGTATATCCAACGCGACAAGGACTTCAGACTATGGGTGCTCTAATAACCATGTTCTTCATCTGGGTGACAGCTTTCGCACTTGCCTCGCCTCTCTATATCTTCAGAAGTCTAAAGACACATAAAGTCGGCCTCATTGGTATGGACATTCTCAGCTTCTGCATAGAAGACTGGCCAATCGCTAATGGAAGAGCAATCTACTCTTTCTTTAGTCTCATCTTCCAATACGTACTACCTGTGCTTGTAGTTGTTGTCGCACATGTTCAAATACACAGACGACTCCGTGGAAGACGAAGAACGACTCGAAAAACACCAGCGATACTCATAGCAATTGCTGTGACTTACGTAATAAGTTGGCTGcctttgaatgtttttaaccTCGTAGCGGATTTTAGTCAAGACGCCATTCTAGACGAGAAAACCTTAACAATAACTTATGCTGTCTGCCACATGTTCGGAATGTCCAGTGCAGTATCTAATCCGTTACTCTATGGTTGGTTGAATGATAATTTCAGAAAAGAATTTGAAGAGATTCTCTGCTGTGGTCGAAAAAAAGGACAGACTACAGACAGGCTAAGAGCAAAGAATAAGAAAATGGATACAGAACTGACAGCATTGGCGCAGATCGAACATACAGTTACggcaaatacaaaaacatctCAGTGCTCTCAAATTTTCTGA